From Impatiens glandulifera chromosome 7, dImpGla2.1, whole genome shotgun sequence:
TTTCCATGAGGTGAGATTTTCTTGCATCTACTTGTGACGTCATTACAAGAAATTTGTGTTTCATTGAATGTAGTCTTCTCTTAGATGGATTGTGTTGTCTGATAGTTATGGATTTTTTTTGTCCTATCCAAACTCTGTCACCTTTTGTGTCAAGCATTTGATGAACGTCATCCTTAATTCGAATTTAGAAGTGGTATTGATTCTGCATTTGTTGACTATATAGCTTGCTTATAATTTATTGGTGGTGATGTAGGAGCAACCAAAATAGAGAGAAATTCTATTGGCAGAACATTTATGCATGGGCCTCATATACCTTATAACCTGTGCCATATGCTTTTGAAAATGATCTAACGATCCAAAAACATTTGACTAACTGAATATCTGATAGCCTATTATCATTATTAGTTATTTGGAACTCGATGCCTGTATGATCTGCACAGATTTCAGACCAGACTTTTGTATTACAATTGTTCAGTTATTAACGCCATAGAGACCTAATGAGATCATTGATAAATCTGTTAACATGATTTAAGTGATGTTAGAAATTATGATGATTCTTGATGCTAAGTGTTCCAATGTGCCCGCTCCAGTGGTTTGATTTTAACCAATATACATATGATGGCGAAACCCCCATAGCATGAATAGTACATATCACTTGAAGCTAGTTGAAGAAATTGATGTTGGGCCATTTGGAAAAATAGATTGTTGAAGAAACTCACTATCTAAGTTCTGATGTAATATGTAATTAGGATCTTCTTGTGGACTACACATTTTTTATTCTACTTGGAAGTGGGTGGTGAGAGACAAAGAGTTCAGTTCATAACTCCATATCATTATGTGAATGGGATTTAGGATGGAAAATTTAACAGATAAAGAACAACTATGCTCCAATCAAAATAGTTTTATGTCAAATGTGCTCTCTTTTCCTTTGTTAATGTGTTAACATAATTTTGCAGCCACAAAATTTAACATTTCTTTGTTACAGGCTATGCTGTCAATACATGAACATATGCATAAGATATGGGAGAATCAAATGGAGGAGAAGACTCAGAAATCAGGGATTTCTAGTTGGATCATGAATCTTCCCTTTGATGCAAAAGTTAAGGAGTGGATGGTTGctgaagaaaaatataaagaagCAACTCAGATGAAAAATATACTTCCAGAAGTTGCTGATAAATTTCTCATTGATCATCAAGTACACAAAGGAGGTGCCAGCATCTTATGTTTCGATGAGATTCAGGTAAGATTAACAGGGTGATGGTTCATCCATGTCCTGTTATATTCCAGTTGTTCAGTGGCTTGTCCATAAAATCATGTCATTATGCTTGATGCATGTATCATACATGGAACTGGCTGTTTATGATAATCCATATTGAGACGTTTCACAATGAAACTTCTTGATATTCCAAAGTTTTCTATTTGTTCCTTTTTAGATTGTTTTATCATTGGATATAAGGTGTTGACACAGTTAcatgatttgattattttatttgagattgAATTCGTTGATGCTTGcctaatatttgtatatttcaaCAAGTTGCTCTAGaccatctttttctttttttgaaaaattaatgccttgtattataaataagatattatgAAGACCACCTCCTCATTCTTGAATTAGTTTAACAGTATAAATATTCTTGGTTTGTATTACAGACAGTTGATGTGTTTGCTATTGTGGCCTTGTCTGGAATTGTAAGCAGATTGTTGAGCACTGGAACTGTTCTTGTGGCAACCAGTAATCGTGCACCTAGTGACTTAAATCAGGTATTTCTGTAATGAAACTTTGTACATCTTTTTTCTGGTATTGTTTCTAGTTTGTTGAGGTGCCAAGTTAAAGAAGGGGAAATGGAGTAGATTGACAATTGACACTCAATCTAAAATATTCATCTAGTTCCTGCAAGTATTATAATGACATGTTTTTTTCAGGATGGTATGCATTGGGAAATCTTTTTCAAGCTTGTTTCCAAATTGGAGGAACATTGTGAAACTGTGCTGATAGGAAGTGAGATTGATTATCGTCGCCATATAGCAAAAACATCTGGTGAAAAAGTGAGAACTTGAACAACTATGTCTTCTGAATTCAGTGCCTTGTATATTGCACTCATTCAACAATTTTCTTGCATGAACGTTATGTGTTTTATCCTTAGATCTATTTCTAGAGAAATGAATGTACAATCATAGGACCCAATGATGACAGGTTTAATGACCCTATTGAATTTCAGAAACCACAGTTATTACCCTTTAACGGGCAAATCCTCATTGTGTCACAATTCTTTCAAGGCCTCATACTATTGTTTAAACACAAGACAATCTATTCTGTCAAATGCGAATACTTTAAAGAAAGATAATCTTGATTACTGGTTGTTATTGTGGTCACAATGAAAATGTGTTTCGAGCCTAAGCAACCTCTTGGGCACCAGCTTCTGCCTGCGCCCTGCGGAAGTGTAGTTTCCAAAACTTTATTGCTGTTAAAAGattggtatatatatatcttattggTCCTGAAAAAAGATGCTGTAGAACTATCTTACTTGATTTCAACAAATCTATTCTCTTAATAaaattggtatatatatatatatatcttatggTGATCTCTTTTATACCAGTTGAATTTGACGAGTAATATGAGAGTCTGATAAATAGGTTCAGCCTTTCAGGATGGAGTAAATGAATGTTCATTAATGACTGcatttgtaatttaattatcaacCAGTTACCATGTGTGTTGAGATGCCAGTTACTTAGAATTACTACTATGTAGCTTATATATGTTCTTGAGTTTATGTATTATTGTAGGTTCGTTACTTTTGGCCACTTGATAGCATTGCTGTAAAGGAGTTTGAGAATGCCTGGAATGAGGTTGTCATGCAATCTGGAGGAGTTATTACCAGGGAAACTATTCCGGTGATGTTTGGCAGGTACTTCTATTCTGAAAGTAAAACTGTAACTGAATGTAACCATTATGAATTAGATCTGATTTTTGCTATCAGAACTCTGGAAGTTCCACAAAGCTGTAATGGAGTAGCAAGGTTCTCATTCGAGTATTTATGTGGAAGACCGGTATGCATGGCTAATGAGTTCTAGTGAAATATTTGGATTGTTGAAATCGAGatgaataattttgtaaatcaaTTCTCACACGGgttaaattaatgtgtttagAATACTAAGAATCTAGTCATTTACTATCTTGAACCTTCAGGTTGGAGCAGCAGATTACATTGCCATATCAAAAAATTACCACACAGTATTTATCACCGACATTCCTATTATGAGCATGCGAATTCGCGATAAGGTGccattctttttcttatttttaactatctttaatttatttattttcctttccCTTCGGGTTCTAATTTTCTTCTCTCATCTGCTCAAAGGTAAAGTGATCAAGTTGTTTGTTTATCATCTGTGATTAAATGACATGAATATTGACAAAGAGTTTTAGAGAATGTTAACTAGTTCTACTATGCATTTCTTTTATATGGAAAAATGAACATTTTGAGAAGACTTAGGACACTGTAGAGTGTATAGGATAGGATAAGAGGAAGAGGGTGAGATTTTAGAGAAATAGGAAAGACTTATATTGATATAGGAGAGAAGATAAACATCACACTATTCATTTCATACCAATAAATGGAGAGTACATGATTTTGCTGAAGACTCAAAGGAAATCCAAGTTTATCTGTGTGGAATTTTTTGAATGGAGAGAGCAAAGAAgtgtttttgatatattatacAAGTGGGAAAGTAATTATCCTTAATTAGGATAAATCAGAATTCTTAAAGTATAGCAACTAATATATTCTAATTTCATCTATTAAGGTAAATCAGAATCCTTATAATATttcaactaatttattttaatatatttaaaaattaattagagaaaaaaattaaatccttctgaactttttattattattgtataaagATTGTAAAAAGGTGATTCCTTGACAGGCACGAAGATTCATCACACTCATTGATGAGCTATACAATCATCATTGTTCCCTTTACTGTTCTGCAGCTGCGTCTATTGATGAACTATTCCAGGGAACTGAAGAGGGAGCACTTTTTGATCCGGAAAGGTGTGTACTTTAATCTGGTCTATTCATTTAATGACTTTGGTTCATACCTAATGGTTGCTAGTGTGAGTCTTTTATACCATTTATGCATGTAGTTTAGAAAAAATGCACTGCCTTATAAAAACATTGACAAAGACTGAACGATACAAATAGTGATTCTATTGGTAGCGAACTTTGTACTCTGATAGACCAATACATGCCTTTGTATAGGTTATGATAGAGGCATATATGATAAAATCTCTTAGGCTATGATTGGTTCAGGCAAAATTGGAATTGTATTGGGGTCCAATTCCAAATCctctttgtttgtttgatgactTAAAATAAGGAATTGAATGAATATGATTTCTTACGTTTCAATTCCATCATTTCTACTTTAAATTGCAATTCTTTCTCCTTATTGTTCGTTCCAACTATACACATCCATTGTATAAGGAAGTTTATAAAACACTGAACATAATAAATACTAGActgaaattaaataaagttgATAAAACCAGACATACTAAACCTAAAATCTGTAGTTATTATTGTCATAAGTAGCTGCTTCTATCAAACTGATGATTTCTTTTTTCTGCTCAACCAGTTTCCAGTTTGAGACCGAGACAGAAGGTGGAAAGCTTCGTAGAGATGTTTTAGCAGTAGGTAACGTGAGTTCAAGTGGTGCACCTGCTGGTATTATCTCTATGCTCTCAGGTCAAGAAGAGATGTTTGCTTTCCGTAGAGCTGTAAGCAGTTTCTTTTCTCCGTGTACTTTTTCAAGCTAGTTATTTTCAATCTTTTATAAGTTCTGTGTTGTTCATATATCATTGTTATCTTAGTTTTCTCTAGATGCTTGGCTTTCTACAAAGAAAAAACTTGAGTAGATTTCATGCATTATCGTTTATGCAGGTCTCTCGCTTGATTGAGATGCAAACACAATTGTATATCGAAGGTGTCAAATGTCTTCATCCCCATTTTAATACAAGGAATTATTCTCATACATTAGCATCATGGTCTCCGCAGACTGTAATTTCAGCCAAGTAACTGTTCTGGTTTAACTGTTGTATTAAAAAAACTCTTTGTATAAATGGGCTTTTGGAAGCACTTCTATATTTGGATTtgaataataaaacaacaataaaGTGGTGTCAAGCTAAGTTGAATTTTCCAGTGGTCAATGTTTCAATTGGCAATTGCCATCCCTTGTTTATTAATTACATGCCTTCATACTTTGATGGAAatccttttaaaaatatatagatatatttagcATAAGGATTCCaaatttctttttatgtttttctagaACGCTGAGTTCCGCTTCTCCTTTAGAATGCGattaatccccgcgggttaagtaggctagaagaggggattcAAAAAACTTGTATgtgctaaaaaaaataaagaggtAAAACAAGCTGGAGCTAGTAGCGATGAACTGACCTATATGTTATTTACTTGTATAGATTGGGTATCATTTACAGGACTTGTTATACATGCAAGAAATAATTGCAGCATTTTCAGATACAAATGTGCATGGGATAATACCATAtatgatcatttcaccttttagACTAGACCAGAAGGTTTATTCAAACCCTAAATTCTGGAATTACTCCATCACCCTGATGCAGTCCATTGTTAGACAGGTCCTCTAAACCTCTTATCTCCCTTTGCAATCGTGTTGCATTCAGGATTGCATGATCGAGGACTAGAGGATCATCAGGAACATTCTGCAGAAGTTCAAGTAAGACACGTCTATAAACCTGAGCCAACATGACCTCTGGCCTATTAGCAGTTTGATGGTCTTTACAAATGATTGCCACCTTGATTAAGTGTTTACAGACATTCCCCAGCCGAGCCCAGTCACAGTCACAAAGTGAGAATTCTGAACCTgggttcaaaatattataagtcACATCCTTGTTTGTCTGAGAAACCACTTTAGCAAAATGGGCATTTGTGTCATTTTCTAAAAGCACATCAGTATCTGGAATTTGCACAGCCTGATACCAAGAGTTGGTGGAAAGGGAAAGGGATGAATTGCCTGGATTTTCTGTCTCCATTTTGTACTGATCAAGCCAGTACAGTGAATGAATTTCTGTTGTCATAATGTGAATCAACCAATCAATTCTCTGCCGATGGCTGGAgattttgaattttagtttttgatGATAAGCCTCTATTGCAGCATAGAAATCTTGACTTGCTACAGGAAAAACCCTAATGCTATTCATCCATAGTTCTGAAAACCAAATCAAGAACAAAGTATCAGTAAGAATAATACCACCTAAAAGCATGCAACTCAAGGAGAatcaaataatccatttttttcatcaaatgaaAACTAAAAGACAGTAGCAATACCTATCCTATTTAACCACTTGGTTCGAAAATAATCCATGAATGCAGACTGATCAACAAATACATGGACGAACTCTTCAACTGAATCAAATGAGTTTTCCCCATTTCTAGTGCAATACAAAACTTGGCCCAAATGTTTAAACATCTCCCTTTGTAGATCAACGTTAGAGCAGCTCTTCAATATGTGTTTTAAACATGCACGTCGGACATGCCAAAGGCAAATTAGAACACAGCATTGGAAAGAATCCCTGAAAATGTGATATCAGAATCTATATAAGTTCATTAAAACTCAATGTGTTACTGGAAAAGAAAGTTGGTCATGAATATCATACCGAACAATGGATACATCAAAAGAAGGATCGTCTACAAAAAATGCATTAGGTCTCCATCTAGAATCCTTTGCCCGGATTCTCTCAACAAGTGGCACCATCCATTTCTGCACACAATGAAGTGCATGATGGGGAGCAACAATCCACGCAACAGGAATTGGATTTCTTGTTGAGTCAAATGTAAGCAAAGAACATATAGGATACTGTTACAAGGTagataaattagttatatagaGTTTATAAACACAATCATGACCCCATTTATAGAAAGTAGAAAATATATATGACcccatttttattttcatttagatCAGTGTTTTCTTTTCCGGAAGGAGGTTGCACAATCAACATTATTCGGACTGATCTGAGGCATGTCACATGATGAGTATATTAAATGCCCATGATGAGGAGACAAATATAACTCTATTTTTCAATTGTCCAGGTATAAATTCTCCAAGAATGTAGTAGCTTAATTTTGATATGTGAAATAGATGCAAAGTTCTCTACTGGGGTTTGAAACTGGAATTTAAAAACACGCACGAAAAAAAGGTACCTTAAGTTGTTGTTTCAAGCCAAAACCAGAGTGAGAAGCTATGACATTATTACGTCCATAGCGTATCATCTGCTGCAACTGCCAATCAGATTGGATCCCAAGAATAAATGGTTCTGATTCAGACTCCTCTTGAAAAACAAACACATTCTTTTGGTTCCGTTGCACCCACATCTTAATGCTGGATTCATCATTCACATCCAGTTCATGAGATGCACCTTGAGTAAGCCTTTCCATGTTGCGAACATCATTTCTAGTTAGGAAATCATCTCTGTTAATAGGACCACCATGTTTCTGCACCTCCTCCATATGGTGTTGCATAATATTGTCCAAAGACATTCCAACATAAAGCATAGACATCACTTTCATGCGCAATTCCTCTGAAATCCGAGGAGCATACATAGCTCTAGTTCCCACAGCATCCTGGTCCAATAAACCATGGCATGGAGCCCCGGTTTTATCTACATGATCTCTCTGGTTGAAGATGATTAAGGCAATGAGCGGACGATTATACAATTGTTTAACTGTAAAATGGCACATGCATCCTCTCAACATGTGACGCCTCCCTGGACGACTCCCTTTGCCAGATGGAGGCTTGATGTTTGTAACATCAGCAATTCCAGATTCGCTATTGCGGTAGTCTTCTGGCCCATAAGAACACCAATAGCTAGAAGAATTTAGAAAACAAAAAGACAACAATGTCATATCTTCTTCAAAACAACACAGAAAACCTTAAGAAACGAGTAATTAAGGCATATATTACAGTGTATATTCAAGGCAACAATCAACTCTGGGTTTGCTAATGCTCCCTTTAGATCTTTTCCTCTTGGATTCAACCCGAAAACTAGCTGGACACTCTGCATTAACAGATTCTCCTTTTACAAAATCTGCAACTCTAGCGTATGGAATCAGAGCAATATCATCCACTCCCTGTCGACCTCCATCTACTTTAACCCAATCTAAATCAGCTGCTGAAAACTCTTCACTAGTAGGATCTTGTACAGGAAGGTTTAGAATGTCTTCCATCCTAGCAACCTGTTAAAGAAGCGAAATTCAATAACAAGCATAACAGTCGTTTGTGTTGTATTGTATACCTTTGCTTCGGGACCCTTCATTGTTACAGTTCACCGCAGCTTTGCCTAAGAaaaaagatgatgatgatagaGGAAAGTGAGGGGAATTAGGGTTGAGTTGAGAAGAAATGAGAATTCAATCTTTATCGATGACAATTGAAGCTATATGATCAACTAATTGATCAATCAGTGATTCATATATGCAATGTTTAATCTTAACTTGTTGTAATAAATACAAGTGATCTTACAGAATTGGATTGATTCTGCCTGTTATTCTGACTCCGATTGAAGTCTGACAACACAAGTATTGAAGATTCCGGCGACCAAACAATTAATTGTTTgatatgtttttgttttcaaatatctttttatttatcaataaaattattctttttaatgatattactaatttcatatatttgtaGGAAGTTAAAGCTCGACTTGAGTTTGATTTTACCaaattcgagtcgagttcgaacCGGTCCGTTTAATATTCGTCTCGAACTCATATAATACTTGTTCGATATCTTATCAAGATTTTTCGagtctaataataaataatatattttttattatttaatattaaaacataaaattttaaaaaaaaatattttttcttcacaaatatttacaaatttagtTTTAGTTCAAATTTTTTGAGCTTAAAGATAAATAGTTAAGTCGAGCTcgaacttaaatttataaactcctTCAAATTCGAGTTCGAGtcgaattaataaatatttaatcaaatcgAGCTCAAATTAAATCATAACTTTTTTTCATACATTACATTAATACGTGTAATATATGAGCCAGtttgaaaatacaaaaatagaaataaaaattctgaacattattttatttaaattaatctcaATAATATGTTAAACTAAATAggttgtaaaataaattaaaaataaaaaaaatgtctaaacCCAACTGAGAGTTAGGagttttcaataaaatgattaatgtaaatttattaataattaaattgtaatattaaaataaaatgatattgtGTCCTTATTCCCTTTTTAATAAAGGATTTAGCTTTAGATGATGCTTGTGATAATGATTTAATAGATGCAATGTCACCATTTAGCTCATATTAATGCACTTTTAAGgttcatttaatataataaatgcaattttcatgttttggttcATTTCAATGTTAAGTACAATTTTTCTTTATGTAACCTACTTTATAGTTTCCAAGCTtagaaacaaaattaatataaataaaataaatataaggaccaaaattgagtttttttttgtgtaCACAAACACTTCTACATGTTTAAACCATTTTCTTCTTTAAGTTTgggtatttaaaaaattaatagataattggGGGTTAGAAAGTCTTAACAAAATTGAATTAGCTTAttccatttttaaaaataataaaactattaatattttaataattgattCATAAATATAGAGCTCCAAAAGTTGGatatttattcatgtataataatttaatattaaaattcaaaaaaaaataattaattaagcaaTTTTTTTAGTTGGtcagttattatattttataagttaattgagaataagttaaaattcaaaattggggaaaatatttttttacatgacCCTCCTATTATTGAAATGAGATCCTCAAATCCCACATGTTTCGGTGTTCTTTCTCAGAgttatgaatattaaaaaaaagtttgtacTGATTTGTCCGCTTTCCCCAGAAGAATAGGGGAATATGAAAAATTAGCCGGAGAGGATCTTCCTACAGTTATTATTGGGTCgaaatgatatttgtgttcCCGTCCCAATTTCATCTTAATTATGCTCcgaaaattaataaagataattaaatatataacatcaatcagtatatttatttattataattttataaatattttaaatttatttctttataatattatttctttattttatatattatcgaAATTCCTCAAACCTAACCAGACAAAAATGGTAGTAAAATAATCTTCGAGTAGAATAGGGCAGAATGGTAAACGCATTTCTCGTTCCGATTTGTAATCCCtaattttataacatatatgatataacccaaaaaaaatattttgaaattagtaATTGTGGAGTATCTTACAATTTTCTCTACAtctgaacaaaaataaaaattttacctAACCAAAGCAACTTAAAGTAAGAAATTTATAACTACAAACcatattgtttatttttcattaaaaatataaaggaTAGAAAAACTATACATAGATttgatttgaaaagaaaaatgctGTCAATTTTGTGATTGAGATTCCTTCCTAATATAAACCAGATTAAGAAACACACATAGTTTTAAAAaacaagtttataaaataagaatggTAGTTATCACAAGGCACAAGTTgggttgggtggtgggtgggGACTATGGAAAGAATAGGAGCATTGAATTGAACATCATCATATAACgtattttgagaaaatgaatCTTCTAAGATTTAGGTTCATTGCATGTAAGACtccttttcttctttctctcgcTTTCCCATTTCAATAATCAAACCCAATCTGTCCCTACCACCACCACCACTAACACTTGACaattatcaaaaccaaaaaAGCAAGCTGGCCTCGTTTTCCATATACCATATATCTTCTATAATCTATCTTTCTACCTTCCATCTTCATTCACctccttctctctctctttctctatcCGTCTTTTTTTTGCCCTATCTCTTAGGGTTGCAGATGCTCTCATCACCTCTTCAAGCTATCTACGCTTTGTTGTTCTTCGTGATTCTTCTCTTTTTTACTCTCCATAGAGGGTTTTCTGTGTTTGATCAGTTCCTTTGTGGTTTCCAGCTGAACCCATGTCGAAGATCTTTGATTTCAACGGTAAGATgccttcttttttatttagtataatcAATTGTATACTTGAAGATCTGGGTTTTACTTTTTAGGCCTTTTTTAGTTGACAGATCTGTTTATTCGATCTTAGATCGTAGATCGTCTATTCACATGATCTAGAGGATGGGTTTTTCTTTGTATGTAATTAGTTGACTGAATTGTttgatttcttcttcctttcagGAGGAGATGATCTTTTTTGTTCTTGGGGTTCTTCAACATACGCAAAAACTAAGGAATCCACTATCTATTTTCCTCCTCTCAAGAGATCTCGCGTCAACGCCCCTTTCATATTCGAGATCTCGAAGAAAGCTGAATCTTCTATAGATGTACTTCCTGATGCGTGTCTCTTTGAGATCTTCAGACGTCTGCCTGGCCCACAAGAGAGGAGTGTATGCGCATCCATTTCTAAGCGATGGTTAATGATTTTGAGCGAAATCTGCGCCACTAAAACGACACAATCGGCCGAGACTAAGAGAACCTCGATCATCTCTCCATGTTTGAAGGACGAGATACTTAAGTGTGATGATAAGACTGGAGTTGTTTACTCCTGTGGAAAAGAAACAGAGGTTTTCGTTAAAGGAGACGACTATTGTGAGATCGATGGTTACCTTACTCGGAATCTACAAGGGAAGAAAGCTACAGATTTAAGACTTGCTGCTATTGCTGTTGGAGCTACCGGCCATGGAGGGTTGGGGAAGCTTTCTGTTCGTGGAAGCAATGGAGTGACGAATGTCGGCCTTAAGGCAATCGCAATGGGATGTCCTTCTTTGAGGGTTCTTTCCCTGTGGAATTTATCCTCTATTGGAGACCAGGGAATCATCGAGATTGCTCGTGGATGCCCCCAATTGGAGAAGCTGGATCTCTCTCATTGTGCGTCGCTTTCAGACGATTCTCTACTCGCTATAGCGAATAGCTGCCCAAATCTGGTCTCTTTAACTATCGAGTCTTGTCCCAATATAGGTAATGCCGGTTTGCAGGCTATTGGGAATAGCTGTCCCAAACTATCGTCGATTGAGATAAAAAACTGTCCGCTTGTTGGAGATCAAGGAATCACGAGTCTGTTATCATCCTCGTCTGGAAATTTGTTGACGAAGCTGAAACTGCAAGGTTTGAATGTGAGTGACATTTCTCTTGCTGTTATTGGACATTATGGTAAAGCAGTTACTGAATTAGCGCTAGTTGGTCTTCAAAATGTTACCGAAAAGGGTTTCTGGGTAATGGGTAAAGGTCGTGGCTTGGAGAAGCTTAGGTCACTTACGATATCCTCTTGTTCAGGAGTTACTGATTTAGGAATTGAGTCAATGGCCAAAGGCTGCCCGGATTTGAAGCAGTTTTGCCTTAAGAAATCTACACTCTTCTCAGACAATGGATTGGTGTCTTTTGGATCACTCGAGAGTCTGCAACTGGAGGAATGTCACGGGATTAGCCAATATGGGTTTCTCGGACTCCTTTTCAAATGTGCTGAGAAATTGAAGTCTGTCAGTTTCTCAAACTGTTTAGGGTACAAGGATTTTGGAATCGTCCCTCCCATGGCTAAATGGTCGTCCTCCCTTCGTTCTTTGTCCGTTCGTAACTGCCCTGGATTTGGCGATTCTAGCTTGGCTATGTTGGGTAGGACTTGCCCGCAACTCCAAAACGTTTCGATCTCGGGTCTTCATGGGATAACCGACGAGGGTCTTGTCACGGTTCTTGAAAACAATGAAATCGGTCTCAAGAAAGTCGATCTAAGCGGTTGTGTGAATCTGACTGACAAATCGGTCTCTCTATTGACGAAGTTGCATGGTTCCACCCTCGAGGTTCTTAACCTCGACGGTTGCAGGCTTGTGGGTGATTCTGGTTTGGAAGCGGTTGCT
This genomic window contains:
- the LOC124945823 gene encoding AFG1-like ATPase — encoded protein: MRKIHKITSLLSLGFARRATTLQNNVCRSFCDQSHSTSPRRPGPLIQYRQLVDQGKLQHDPYQENVAIDLENLLGRLEQYGKDMEEYHAKLEKWEEARENERRRLLMEEAKVKQQEGIWASIKKNRGRLIDRLVSRGKSFGIEPGVGRWVSYIIREKKLDSLLGRRPTAPPAPKGLYLYGSVGSGKTMLMDMFYGATEGIIKHRRRFHFHEAMLSIHEHMHKIWENQMEEKTQKSGISSWIMNLPFDAKVKEWMVAEEKYKEATQMKNILPEVADKFLIDHQVHKGGASILCFDEIQTVDVFAIVALSGIVSRLLSTGTVLVATSNRAPSDLNQDGMHWEIFFKLVSKLEEHCETVLIGSEIDYRRHIAKTSGEKVRYFWPLDSIAVKEFENAWNEVVMQSGGVITRETIPVMFGRTLEVPQSCNGVARFSFEYLCGRPVGAADYIAISKNYHTVFITDIPIMSMRIRDKARRFITLIDELYNHHCSLYCSAAASIDELFQGTEEGALFDPESFQFETETEGGKLRRDVLAVGNVSSSGAPAGIISMLSGQEEMFAFRRAVSRLIEMQTQLYIEGVKCLHPHFNTRNYSHTLASWSPQTVISAK
- the LOC124946046 gene encoding uncharacterized protein LOC124946046 — encoded protein: MKGPEAKVARMEDILNLPVQDPTSEEFSAADLDWVKVDGGRQGVDDIALIPYARVADFVKGESVNAECPASFRVESKRKRSKGSISKPRVDCCLEYTLYWCSYGPEDYRNSESGIADVTNIKPPSGKGSRPGRRHMLRGCMCHFTVKQLYNRPLIALIIFNQRDHVDKTGAPCHGLLDQDAVGTRAMYAPRISEELRMKVMSMLYVGMSLDNIMQHHMEEVQKHGGPINRDDFLTRNDVRNMERLTQGASHELDVNDESSIKMWVQRNQKNVFVFQEESESEPFILGIQSDWQLQQMIRYGRNNVIASHSGFGLKQQLKYPICSLLTFDSTRNPIPVAWIVAPHHALHCVQKWMVPLVERIRAKDSRWRPNAFFVDDPSFDVSIVRDSFQCCVLICLWHVRRACLKHILKSCSNVDLQREMFKHLGQVLYCTRNGENSFDSVEEFVHVFVDQSAFMDYFRTKWLNRIELWMNSIRVFPVASQDFYAAIEAYHQKLKFKISSHRQRIDWLIHIMTTEIHSLYWLDQYKMETENPGNSSLSLSTNSWYQAVQIPDTDVLLENDTNAHFAKVVSQTNKDVTYNILNPGSEFSLCDCDWARLGNVCKHLIKVAIICKDHQTANRPEVMLAQVYRRVLLELLQNVPDDPLVLDHAILNATRLQREIRGLEDLSNNGLHQGDGVIPEFRV
- the LOC124945470 gene encoding EIN3-binding F-box protein 1 encodes the protein MSKIFDFNGGDDLFCSWGSSTYAKTKESTIYFPPLKRSRVNAPFIFEISKKAESSIDVLPDACLFEIFRRLPGPQERSVCASISKRWLMILSEICATKTTQSAETKRTSIISPCLKDEILKCDDKTGVVYSCGKETEVFVKGDDYCEIDGYLTRNLQGKKATDLRLAAIAVGATGHGGLGKLSVRGSNGVTNVGLKAIAMGCPSLRVLSLWNLSSIGDQGIIEIARGCPQLEKLDLSHCASLSDDSLLAIANSCPNLVSLTIESCPNIGNAGLQAIGNSCPKLSSIEIKNCPLVGDQGITSLLSSSSGNLLTKLKLQGLNVSDISLAVIGHYGKAVTELALVGLQNVTEKGFWVMGKGRGLEKLRSLTISSCSGVTDLGIESMAKGCPDLKQFCLKKSTLFSDNGLVSFGSLESLQLEECHGISQYGFLGLLFKCAEKLKSVSFSNCLGYKDFGIVPPMAKWSSSLRSLSVRNCPGFGDSSLAMLGRTCPQLQNVSISGLHGITDEGLVTVLENNEIGLKKVDLSGCVNLTDKSVSLLTKLHGSTLEVLNLDGCRLVGDSGLEAVAEHCSVLSELDVSKCSITDSGVLALARAVHLSFRILSIFGCSMVSEKSVGPLLTLGENLMGLNVKQCRGISGSGIDAILERLWKCDVLY